GCGTCGCCGCCGGCCTGCCCAACGATACCTACTGGATGGAGGGCCATGACGGCCAGACGGTCGCCATCATCCCGTCGGAGCAACTGGTGGTGGTGCGGCTGGGGTTGACGCCGGCCAAGCTCGGCTACCGGCCGCAGGTGATGGTCGGCGCGCTGATGAAGGCACTGCGCTAGCTCCCTTTACCCTCCCCTTTATGGGGAGGGTCGGCGCGTAGCGCCGGGGCGGGGTGCCTAGCGCTTCACCCCCACCCGCGCCTTCGGCGCGACCTCCCCCATCGAGGGGGAGGTGAGGTCCTGCGATTCGACGATCGCCAGCCAGGCATAGCCGCGATAAAGCGTGCGGAAACGGAAGGTTGCGCCGGTTCGTCGAGATTCCGATTCCACGACTTCGCGCAGAGATTCACGCGGCGTGACATGGAATTTCTTGAGCCAACCGCGCAGCAATGTCCGGAACCAGCCGGGCAGACCTTCCTGCTGGCCGAAGTCGACGACATGCAAGGAACCACCGGGCGCAAGTGCTGCAAGGGCTGCTGAAACCGTCTTTTCCCAACCGGGGATCATCGACAGGGAATAGGAGACGAAGATGCGGTCGAAGCGCTCGACGCCGAACAGCGTCTTGGCGTCGAAATCGGTGGCGTCGCCGCGCGCCAGCACGGCGCGGCCGGACAGGCCGTCGCGGCCGATCGCCTTGCTCGCCGTCTCCAGCATCTCGGCCGAGATGTCGAGGCCGTAGAGGCGGGCGTCGGGATAGCGGCGGGCGGCAAGCGCGATGTTGCGGCCGGTGCCGCAGCCAAGTTCGAGCACTCTGCCATTCGCCGGCACATCCAGCCCGGCTATCATCTGGTCGCGGCCAAGCAGATAGTATTTGCGGGTCAGGTCGTAGATATGGCGTTGCCAGCGATAGACGCCGTCCATCAGTTCGGCATGGTCGGCCGGCAGCTCGCTCGCGCTCATGCCGCGCGCTTCACATAGAGGTGGAAGCCGCCATAGATGGCCGAGCGGTCGCGGGCCGAACAGTCGCGCGAGGCCTCGTCCTCGTAGGTCCACTGGTCGAGCAGCGAGATCGAGACGCGGCCCGGCAGCAGGCTGGGCTCGGCGGCGGTACGGAAGATGACTCGGGCGCCGACCGAGGCGGTGCGGGTGATCTCCGACCAAAGGGCATTGAGCTGGTCGTTCGTCATCCAGTCCTGCGCGTCGAGCAGGACGAAACGATCGACGGTGCTTGCGTCCTTGCCGGCCAGAAATTCGATCAGATTGGCGTGGTGGATGCCGACGCGATCGACATTGTTGCGGATCGCCTTGTAGTTGGCCTCTTCTAGATAGGCGGGCAGGGCGGCCTCACCCGGATTGGGATAGCGACGGGCGAAGGCTTGCCAAGCGAAGTAGTTGTTCTTCAGCGGAAAATCGCAAGCGAGCTTTTCCAGCCGGGCCTTCAGCACGCTGGCCATCGAACCATCGCCCGAGGTGATCAGCGAATCGTACTGCGCCGGCGGAATGCCGAGGCCGAACAGCGAAGCCTTGCGCGAGGTAGCCCAGCGCAACAGCTTCTTGTCGAAGACCGGCGCCAGCTCTTCGTTGAAGAAGCGGCGCTGGTCGGCGAGGCTCTTCGACGCCATGATACCGGCGGGATCGACGCCGAAGAATTTGGCGATGCGGTGGCCCATGGCGATGAACAGGCCGAGCAGGCCGGTCTGGTAGAAATTGCGGTCGAAGACGGTGATGCGCCGGCGGCCGCGCCAGCTGCGACGCTCCCAATAGTGGCGGCTGACCGGGTCGAGATGCGGCGCGATGAAGCGGTCATAGGCTTGCGAATTGTGGTTGGTGTCGGCGGCGCCGAAGAAACGGAACAGATCGCCCTGCGAGGGCAGATGCCGCACCGCCTCCAGCTTCATCCGGTTCAAGGCGATGTGGGCGGCGTTGAGGTCGACCGCATCGACGCGTTCAGGCGAGCGGGTGAGGTAGGCGAGGATGTTGCAGCCGCCCGACGCTATGGTGACGACGCGGTGGCCCTGGCCAAGCTGCATGGCCTCCATGTCGACTTCAGGGTCTTCCCAGATCTGCGGATAGACGAGACCGGAAAACAGAAGCGCAAACAGCCGTTCGGAAAGGCCGGCCTTCGACAGCGGGCGGTTCTGGTAGACGGCCTTTCCAACTTCCTTGCCGCGGCGAAAAACGAGATCCGAGGAGACGTCCGTCATGGCAAAGTGATTCCCCATTTGCTTTGCCGCAAGCGGGTAACTCAGGGGCATGACAGGCGGGTGACAGCCTGTTGACGCGAGTTCAGGCCTTGCCAAATCCCCCCGGTGTCGGCGTCGTCAGGATGACGGCGTCGCCGGCGTCGAGCACGGTCTGGTCGCAGGCCTTCAGCGTCTCGACGCTGCCGTCCTGGCGGCGGACCTTGGTCGAGCCGACCTCGCCGTCACTGCCGCCATCGAGGCCTTGCGGCGGGCGGTTGCGGTGCGAGGACAGGATGGCGCATTCCATCTTTTCGAGGAAGCGGATGGTGCGCCTGGTGCCGTCGCCGGCGCTCCATTTGCCCTTGCCGCCGGAACCTTCGCGGATGTGGAAATCCTCGAGCATGACGGGAAAGCGCAGTTCCAGCACCTCAGGGTCGGTGAGGCGCGAATTGGTCATGTGGGTGTGGACGCCGGATGTGCCGGCAAAGCCGCGGCCGGAGTTCATCCGGCCTGCCGGCGAGCCGGAGCAGATGGTCTCGTAATACTGGTACTGCTTGTTGCCGAAGGTCAGGTTGTTCATCGTGCCTTGCGCATTGGCCATGGCACCCATGGCGCCGAACAGCGCGTTGGTGACGTGCTGCGAGGTCTCGACATTGCCGGCGACGACGGCGGCGGGGTAGGCGGGCTTCAGCATCGAGCCTTCGGGGATGATGATGTTGATCGGCCGCAGGCAGCCGGCATTCATCGGGATCATGTCCTCGACCATGACACGGAAGGCATAGAGCACGGCGGCGCGGGCGACGGGCTCGGGCGCGTTGAAATTGTTCTTCTCGACCTTCGAGGTGCCGGTGAAGTCCACGGTCGCCTCGCGCTTTTGCCGATCGACGGTAATCTTCACCTTGATCACCTGGCCGGTGTCGGTCGGGTATTCGTACTCGGAACTATCGGGCAGCCGCTCCAGCACGCGGCGAACGCTTTCGGCGGCGTTGTCCTGGACATGGCCCATATAGGCTTCGACGACATCGAGGCCGAAATGGCCGACCATCTTGCGCAATTCCGCCACGCCCTTTTCGTTCGCGGCGATCTGCGCCTTGAGGTCGGCGATGTTCTGGTGCGGGTTGCGGGCGGGGTAGGGGTGGTCGGTGAGCAGCGTTTGCAACTCCGCCTCGCGGAATTTTCCACGATCGACGACCCGGAAATTGTCGAACAGCACGCCTTCCTCGTCGACCGTGGTGGCAAGCGGCGTCATCGAGCCGGGAGCCGTGCCGCCAATGTCGGCATGGTGGCCGCGCGAGGCTACGTAGAAGATTACTTCCTCCCCCCTTGAGGGGGAGGTGGCGGCGGAGCCGCCGGAGGGGGTCGTTGCGGCAGTGCTCGACGCTCTTGTGGTGCCTTCTGAGAGGACCCCACCCGGCCGCTGCGCGGCCACCCTCCCCTCAAGGGGGAGGGAAAACACCGGCGTCACCACCGTGATATCAGGCAAATGCGTGCCGCCATTATAGGGGGCGTTCAGCGCAAAGACGTCGCCGGGATGGATGTCGCCGGAGTTCAGCCGGATGATGGTTTCGACCGAGCGGTCCATGGAGCCGAGATGCACCGGCATGTGCGGCGCGTTGGCGACCAGCGCTCCATGACGGTCGAAGACGGCGCAGGAAAAGTCCAGCCTTTCCTTGATGTTGACGGAATAGGCGGTGTTCTGCAGCGTGACGCCCATCTGCTCGGCGATCGACATGAAGAGGTTGTTGAAGACCTCCAGCATCACCGGATCGGCTTCGGTACCGAGGGCAGCCGTGCGAACTTTCCGTTCCGTGCGGCGAATGACGACGTGATTGAGGTTGGTGATTTCGGCCTGCCAGCCCGGCTCGACGACGATGGTCTGGTTCGGCTCGATGATCAAAGCGGGGCCTGGGACCAGATTGGATGGGCGCAGGTTTTCGCGGCGATGGATGCC
This region of Mesorhizobium sp. C432A genomic DNA includes:
- a CDS encoding class I SAM-dependent methyltransferase, with the protein product MSASELPADHAELMDGVYRWQRHIYDLTRKYYLLGRDQMIAGLDVPANGRVLELGCGTGRNIALAARRYPDARLYGLDISAEMLETASKAIGRDGLSGRAVLARGDATDFDAKTLFGVERFDRIFVSYSLSMIPGWEKTVSAALAALAPGGSLHVVDFGQQEGLPGWFRTLLRGWLKKFHVTPRESLREVVESESRRTGATFRFRTLYRGYAWLAIVESQDLTSPSMGEVAPKARVGVKR
- a CDS encoding DUF3419 family protein, which codes for MPLSYPLAAKQMGNHFAMTDVSSDLVFRRGKEVGKAVYQNRPLSKAGLSERLFALLFSGLVYPQIWEDPEVDMEAMQLGQGHRVVTIASGGCNILAYLTRSPERVDAVDLNAAHIALNRMKLEAVRHLPSQGDLFRFFGAADTNHNSQAYDRFIAPHLDPVSRHYWERRSWRGRRRITVFDRNFYQTGLLGLFIAMGHRIAKFFGVDPAGIMASKSLADQRRFFNEELAPVFDKKLLRWATSRKASLFGLGIPPAQYDSLITSGDGSMASVLKARLEKLACDFPLKNNYFAWQAFARRYPNPGEAALPAYLEEANYKAIRNNVDRVGIHHANLIEFLAGKDASTVDRFVLLDAQDWMTNDQLNALWSEITRTASVGARVIFRTAAEPSLLPGRVSISLLDQWTYEDEASRDCSARDRSAIYGGFHLYVKRAA